A single window of Kitasatospora sp. HUAS MG31 DNA harbors:
- a CDS encoding roadblock/LC7 domain-containing protein produces the protein MIQQRANMDWMLKDLADSVPQTRHVVVLSSDGLRMAQYGTDTDTADRLAAACAGLQSLAGAVATEFPAGDGRMRMVVIEMGGGFFYLMAAGARAYLAVLADEGVDAGLMGQRMRDLVARIGEHLSTPPRHNEQGA, from the coding sequence GTGATTCAGCAGCGGGCCAACATGGACTGGATGCTCAAGGATCTGGCGGACAGCGTCCCGCAGACCCGTCACGTCGTGGTGCTGTCCTCCGACGGCCTGCGCATGGCCCAGTACGGGACGGACACCGACACCGCCGACCGCCTGGCGGCGGCCTGCGCCGGGCTGCAGAGCCTGGCCGGCGCGGTGGCCACCGAGTTCCCGGCCGGTGACGGCCGGATGCGGATGGTGGTGATCGAGATGGGCGGCGGCTTCTTCTACCTGATGGCGGCCGGCGCCCGCGCCTACCTCGCGGTCCTGGCCGACGAGGGCGTGGACGCGGGCCTGATGGGCCAGCGGATGCGCGACCTGGTCGCGCGGATCGGGGAGCACCTCAGTACTCCGCCGCGCCACAACGAGCAGGGCGCATGA
- a CDS encoding DUF742 domain-containing protein: MSGGPRDWDEASPERLYVITRGRSALDRADAPGRALDLVTLIVARAQPQPSMQPEHAAILRMCAAPLSVAEISAYLGLPMSVTTVLLADLLADRRVEARAPIPKAQLPDRALIEAVMHGLQKL; the protein is encoded by the coding sequence ATGAGTGGAGGGCCCCGCGACTGGGACGAGGCCTCTCCGGAACGCCTCTACGTGATCACCCGTGGCCGAAGCGCTTTAGACCGCGCCGACGCCCCCGGCCGGGCCCTCGACCTGGTCACCCTCATCGTGGCGCGGGCACAGCCGCAGCCGTCCATGCAACCCGAGCATGCGGCGATCCTGCGGATGTGCGCCGCCCCGCTCTCGGTGGCGGAGATCTCCGCGTACCTCGGCCTGCCGATGAGCGTCACCACGGTGCTGCTCGCCGATCTGCTCGCCGACAGGCGGGTGGAGGCGCGCGCCCCCATCCCCAAGGCCCAACTTCCCGACCGTGCACTGATAGAGGCGGTGATGCATGGACTTCAGAAGCTCTGA
- a CDS encoding EamA family transporter: protein MTAASPPSPSDRPGRGTAATATATAATPAGPAAAAAPADRIPTPSPVARDAAPEGPQRLSGAVWAALGIVYVVWGSTYLAIRVVVETIPPFLSASARFAAAGVLLAALLAWRQGPKALRVTRQQLGSAALVGVLLLVGGNGLVVLAERTVPSGLTALLVASVPLWVVLLRRLTGQHTSGWTIGGVLVGLVGLAVLTSPGLSGDVHLAGLLMVILAALIWAVGSFLAGRLPMPPNAITASVYEMLAAAVGALLLAVVRREPQGFDPAAVSTASWVALVYLFTFGSLVAFTAYAWLLQRAPLPLVATYAYVNPVVAVLLGWLVLSEPLTWPIALGGGIVVAGVFLVVRTERR from the coding sequence ATGACCGCCGCCTCGCCCCCCTCCCCCTCCGACCGCCCGGGCCGAGGCACCGCGGCCACCGCCACCGCCACCGCCGCCACCCCGGCCGGCCCCGCCGCAGCCGCCGCACCCGCCGACCGGATTCCGACCCCCTCCCCCGTCGCCCGCGACGCCGCACCCGAGGGCCCGCAGCGCCTGAGCGGGGCCGTGTGGGCGGCGCTGGGCATCGTGTACGTGGTGTGGGGCTCCACCTACCTGGCGATCCGGGTGGTGGTGGAGACCATCCCGCCATTCCTGTCCGCCTCGGCCCGGTTCGCGGCGGCCGGCGTGCTGCTGGCGGCGCTGCTGGCCTGGCGGCAGGGGCCGAAGGCGCTGCGGGTGACCCGGCAGCAGCTGGGTTCGGCGGCGCTGGTGGGCGTCCTGCTGCTGGTCGGCGGCAACGGCCTGGTGGTGCTGGCAGAGCGCACGGTGCCCTCGGGGCTGACCGCCCTGCTGGTGGCGAGCGTGCCGCTGTGGGTGGTGCTGCTGCGCCGGCTGACGGGCCAGCACACCTCGGGGTGGACCATCGGCGGCGTGCTGGTGGGCCTGGTCGGACTGGCGGTGCTCACCTCGCCGGGCCTGTCCGGCGACGTGCACCTGGCCGGGTTGCTGATGGTGATCCTGGCGGCGCTGATCTGGGCGGTGGGCTCCTTCCTGGCCGGCCGGCTGCCGATGCCGCCGAACGCGATCACCGCCAGCGTGTACGAGATGCTCGCCGCCGCGGTGGGCGCGCTGCTGCTGGCCGTCGTCCGGCGGGAGCCGCAGGGCTTCGACCCGGCCGCGGTCTCCACCGCGTCCTGGGTGGCGCTGGTCTACCTCTTCACCTTCGGCTCGCTGGTGGCCTTCACCGCGTACGCCTGGCTGCTCCAGCGGGCGCCGCTGCCGCTGGTGGCCACCTACGCGTACGTCAACCCGGTGGTGGCCGTGCTGCTCGGCTGGCTGGTCCTGTCCGAGCCGCTGACCTGGCCGATCGCGCTCGGCGGCGGCATCGTGGTGGCCGGCGTCTTCCTGGTGGTGCGCACCGAACGCCGCTGA
- a CDS encoding selina-4(15),7(11)-diene synthase, translating into MVHELTTVPPIFSPYPPAIHPRHELIDRQTTSWAAAFAIGTPELRSQLVKHGIGTFAARVLPYGREEVVGILADFVLWLFGVDDGCCEEGELGRRPGELLGMLSRLLRVAQNPEAPMLLEDPLALGLRDLRRRISRYGTPGQVARWVDALREYFLSVVWEAEHRSRETVPDLNDYTLMRIYDGATSVVLPLLEMGHGYELQPYERDRTAVRAAAEMAYFVICWDNDLFSYHKESRTGRYFLNVIRVLEQAYGLSPEQALDQAIAQRDRVLCLFVRLCDSLRAQGSPQLRQYLDSLESFIRGAQDWGISSVRYTTPDDPADLPAAFRETPLYTDPAPLEIPAISWWWDLLPREGGVPAFPRSEHHAPLFAVPHTAARRSA; encoded by the coding sequence ATGGTGCATGAGCTGACGACGGTTCCGCCGATCTTCTCGCCGTACCCCCCCGCCATTCACCCCAGGCACGAATTGATCGACCGACAGACCACCAGCTGGGCCGCGGCTTTCGCCATAGGCACGCCGGAACTCCGGAGCCAACTGGTGAAACACGGCATAGGCACCTTCGCCGCCCGGGTTCTCCCGTACGGGCGGGAGGAGGTGGTCGGCATCCTCGCGGACTTCGTCCTGTGGCTCTTCGGCGTGGACGACGGGTGCTGCGAGGAAGGGGAGTTGGGTAGACGCCCGGGTGAACTCCTCGGCATGCTCTCGAGGTTGCTGCGGGTCGCGCAGAACCCGGAGGCCCCGATGCTGCTGGAGGACCCGCTGGCGCTCGGTCTGCGCGACCTGCGCCGCCGGATCTCCCGCTACGGCACGCCCGGGCAGGTGGCCCGCTGGGTGGACGCCCTGCGCGAGTACTTCCTCTCGGTGGTGTGGGAGGCGGAGCACCGCAGCCGGGAGACCGTGCCGGACCTCAACGACTACACCCTGATGCGCATCTACGACGGCGCGACCTCGGTCGTCCTGCCGCTGCTGGAGATGGGCCACGGGTACGAGCTGCAGCCCTACGAGCGGGACCGCACGGCGGTCCGCGCCGCCGCCGAGATGGCGTACTTCGTCATCTGCTGGGACAACGACCTGTTCTCGTACCACAAGGAGAGCCGGACCGGCCGGTACTTCCTCAACGTGATCCGGGTGCTGGAGCAGGCGTACGGCCTGAGCCCCGAGCAGGCGCTGGACCAGGCGATCGCCCAGCGGGACCGCGTGCTGTGCCTGTTCGTCCGGCTGTGCGACAGCCTGCGGGCCCAGGGCAGCCCCCAGCTCCGGCAGTACCTGGACAGCCTGGAGTCCTTCATCCGGGGTGCGCAGGACTGGGGCATCAGCTCCGTCCGCTACACCACCCCCGACGACCCGGCCGACCTCCCCGCGGCCTTCCGGGAGACCCCCCTGTACACCGACCCGGCACCGCTGGAGATCCCCGCGATCTCCTGGTGGTGGGACCTCCTCCCCCGGGAGGGCGGCGTGCCCGCCTTCCCCCGTTCCGAGCACCACGCACCGCTCTTCGCCGTCCCCCACACGGCGGCCCGGCGCTCCGCGTAG
- a CDS encoding sugar ABC transporter substrate-binding protein: MNAQTRRLVVGLAAAATALSMSACGLLGDDKPTAKDNHTVGLLLPERSSSTRYEAFDKPMIESAVLGLCGRCSIDYANADGDENAQKEQFDTLLAKGVRVILLDPVNAAVTAPWVEKAAKQGTKVIAYDRLAAGKVAAYVSFDNQKTGELQGQALLEALGGKASASEIVMINGSETDPNAASFKTGAHRALDGKVKRIAYEQSGEWKPDVAAKKMSEAIDKLGKNGFAAVYSANDGMAGPIIDTLKKAGRTDVPVGGQDASIEAIRRILTGEQAYTIYKPYKPEADAAANIAVYLLKNIDVTSVATTMTDSNGDQIPSMLLTPIVVTKQRVAATVIAGGLYKAAEVCSGQYAAACKAAGIGG, from the coding sequence ATGAACGCACAGACGCGTCGCCTCGTCGTCGGCCTGGCCGCTGCCGCGACGGCACTCTCCATGTCCGCCTGCGGGCTGCTCGGCGACGACAAGCCGACCGCGAAGGACAACCACACGGTCGGCCTGCTGCTGCCCGAGCGGTCCTCGTCCACCCGCTACGAGGCCTTCGACAAGCCGATGATCGAGTCGGCCGTGCTCGGCCTGTGCGGCCGCTGCTCCATCGACTACGCGAACGCGGACGGCGACGAGAACGCCCAGAAGGAGCAGTTCGACACCCTGCTGGCCAAGGGCGTGCGGGTGATCCTGCTCGACCCGGTCAACGCCGCGGTCACCGCCCCCTGGGTGGAGAAGGCCGCCAAGCAGGGCACCAAGGTCATCGCCTACGACCGCCTGGCCGCCGGCAAGGTCGCCGCCTACGTCTCCTTCGACAACCAGAAGACCGGCGAACTCCAGGGCCAGGCCCTGCTGGAAGCGCTCGGCGGCAAGGCCTCGGCCTCCGAGATCGTCATGATCAACGGCTCCGAGACGGACCCCAACGCGGCCTCCTTCAAGACCGGCGCCCACCGCGCGCTGGACGGCAAGGTCAAGCGGATCGCCTACGAGCAGTCCGGCGAGTGGAAGCCCGACGTCGCCGCCAAGAAGATGTCCGAGGCCATCGACAAGCTCGGCAAGAACGGCTTCGCCGCGGTGTACTCGGCCAACGACGGCATGGCCGGGCCGATCATCGACACGCTGAAGAAGGCCGGCCGCACCGACGTCCCGGTCGGCGGGCAGGACGCCTCGATCGAGGCCATCCGGCGGATCCTCACCGGCGAGCAGGCGTACACCATCTACAAGCCGTACAAGCCGGAAGCGGACGCGGCGGCCAACATCGCCGTCTACCTGCTGAAGAACATCGACGTCACCTCGGTGGCCACCACCATGACCGACAGCAACGGGGACCAGATCCCCTCCATGCTGCTCACCCCTATCGTGGTCACCAAGCAGCGGGTCGCCGCCACCGTCATCGCCGGCGGCCTCTACAAGGCCGCCGAGGTCTGCTCCGGCCAGTACGCGGCGGCCTGCAAGGCCGCCGGCATCGGGGGCTGA
- a CDS encoding ATP-binding protein, translating to MLRAGSSPGERSSAPVLGWLLPTVVIAAATAVAVAVVAPAARVAVAGSGVVATLAVAAMAAEAARRGRALAALREQAARREAELTYWLSHQAAQTVRLAEVELPRAVARLQQGEFVEDVLKAADAEDAGAAVSPEFQAARQAVLRSVLEAVDAEEGLRESAQRAFVNIARRVQAIVHRQAQDLREMEDRHGNAPAVFDDLLRLDHGNALVGRLADSIAVLGGARPGRQWSRAVPLYSVLRGAVSRILDYQRVELHPVSQVAVVGPAVEPLIHALAELLDNATRYSPPQTRVHLTAVEVQTGIAIEIEDGGLSLSEEGRARAERMLKEAQAGIDLNDLGETPRLGLAVVGRLAQVYGFQVSLRPSAYGGVRAVLIVPQDQITTVPATERAHGIGAASGPRPAIPEARSASVATPAAARAATGPEPSAMGEDEVPVVSERTPNGLPQRRRRQLSAAEEAAASAVPVPSAPAAPAPVRTDPAAAVQPGLWLAAFQGGVNGPAPDAAPAAQNSDQSSGKGEQ from the coding sequence ATGCTTCGTGCTGGATCGTCGCCCGGGGAGCGGAGTTCCGCCCCTGTCCTGGGGTGGCTCCTTCCCACGGTGGTGATCGCGGCGGCCACGGCAGTCGCCGTGGCGGTGGTCGCCCCCGCGGCCCGTGTCGCGGTGGCCGGTTCGGGCGTGGTGGCCACCCTGGCCGTCGCCGCGATGGCCGCGGAGGCGGCCCGGCGCGGACGGGCCCTGGCCGCGCTCCGCGAGCAGGCGGCCCGCCGTGAGGCCGAACTGACCTACTGGCTCTCCCACCAGGCCGCCCAGACCGTGCGGCTCGCCGAGGTCGAGCTGCCCCGCGCGGTGGCCCGGCTCCAGCAGGGCGAGTTCGTCGAGGACGTGCTCAAGGCCGCCGACGCCGAGGACGCGGGCGCCGCGGTCTCCCCGGAGTTCCAGGCCGCCCGGCAGGCCGTGCTGCGCTCCGTGCTGGAGGCCGTCGACGCCGAGGAGGGCCTGCGCGAGTCCGCGCAGCGCGCCTTCGTGAACATCGCCCGGCGCGTCCAGGCGATCGTCCACCGCCAGGCCCAGGACCTGCGCGAGATGGAGGACCGGCACGGCAACGCCCCGGCGGTCTTCGACGACCTGCTCCGCCTCGACCACGGCAACGCCCTGGTCGGCCGTCTCGCCGACAGCATCGCCGTGCTCGGTGGAGCCCGCCCGGGCCGCCAGTGGAGCCGGGCCGTCCCGCTGTACAGCGTGCTGCGCGGCGCCGTCTCGCGGATCCTCGACTACCAGCGCGTCGAGCTGCACCCGGTCTCCCAGGTGGCCGTGGTCGGCCCCGCCGTCGAGCCGCTGATCCACGCGCTCGCCGAGCTGCTGGACAACGCCACCCGCTACTCCCCGCCGCAGACCCGGGTGCACCTCACCGCGGTCGAGGTGCAGACCGGCATCGCCATCGAGATCGAGGACGGCGGCCTCAGCCTCAGCGAGGAGGGCCGGGCCCGCGCCGAGCGGATGCTCAAGGAGGCCCAGGCCGGCATCGACCTCAACGACCTCGGCGAGACCCCGCGCCTCGGCCTCGCCGTGGTCGGCCGCCTCGCGCAGGTGTACGGCTTCCAGGTGTCGCTGCGCCCTTCCGCGTACGGCGGTGTGCGCGCGGTGCTGATCGTCCCGCAGGACCAGATCACCACGGTGCCCGCGACCGAGCGCGCGCACGGCATCGGCGCGGCCTCCGGTCCGCGTCCCGCGATCCCGGAGGCGCGGTCGGCCTCCGTCGCCACTCCGGCGGCCGCCCGTGCGGCCACCGGGCCGGAACCGTCGGCGATGGGGGAGGACGAGGTCCCGGTGGTGAGCGAGCGGACCCCGAACGGACTGCCGCAGCGTCGTCGCCGGCAGCTCTCGGCCGCCGAGGAGGCGGCCGCCTCCGCGGTCCCGGTGCCCTCGGCCCCGGCCGCCCCGGCCCCCGTGCGTACGGACCCGGCCGCCGCCGTCCAGCCCGGCCTCTGGCTGGCCGCCTTCCAGGGCGGTGTGAACGGCCCGGCGCCGGACGCCGCACCGGCCGCGCAGAACAGTGATCAGTCGTCAGGTAAGGGTGAGCAGTGA
- a CDS encoding lipase maturation factor family protein, with amino-acid sequence MEWFAAPEYWLAREIFQRLLALLYAIGFLAAARQFRALIGEHGMLPVPRFTARVPFRHAPGLFHLHYSDSVFAAVSWTGLLLAAAMAAGLGDLVPLWAAMLLWAVLWVLYLSIVNVGQTWYAFGWESLLLEAGFLAAFLGNGDIAPPVLGLWLLRWLLFRVEFGAGLIKWRGDACWRKLTCLDYHHETQPMPGPLSWFFHHLPKPLHRVEVAANHVVQLVVPFGLFLPQPGATVAAVLITVTQLWLVASGNFAWLNWLTIALALSAVDTGSAGALLPLPEPPAYPATPAWYEALVLALTLLVAVLSYWPARNLLSRRQVMNYSFNRLHLVNAYGAFGSVNRIRYEVEIEGTGRASGDGGWRAYEFRGKPGELGRMPRQFAPYHLRLDWLMWFAAISPSYARPWFAALLARLLVNDPDTLRLLRRNPFPDRPPARVRALLYHYRFTGWRELRDHRRWWERTLVRVYHPPAGLDELAHLAPRSARRTGHRPGGPAGERGAR; translated from the coding sequence ATGGAGTGGTTCGCGGCACCCGAGTACTGGCTCGCCCGCGAGATCTTCCAGCGCCTGCTCGCCCTCCTCTACGCGATCGGCTTCCTCGCCGCGGCCCGCCAGTTCCGCGCCCTGATCGGCGAGCACGGCATGCTCCCGGTGCCCCGCTTCACCGCCCGGGTGCCGTTCCGCCACGCCCCCGGCCTCTTCCACCTGCACTACTCCGACAGCGTCTTCGCCGCCGTCTCCTGGACCGGCCTGCTGCTCGCCGCCGCCATGGCCGCCGGCCTCGGCGACCTCGTCCCGCTGTGGGCCGCGATGCTGCTCTGGGCCGTCCTGTGGGTGCTCTACCTGTCGATCGTCAACGTCGGCCAGACCTGGTACGCCTTCGGCTGGGAGTCGCTGCTGCTGGAGGCCGGCTTCCTGGCGGCCTTCCTCGGCAACGGGGACATCGCCCCGCCCGTCCTCGGCCTGTGGCTGCTGCGCTGGCTGCTGTTCCGGGTCGAATTCGGCGCCGGCCTGATCAAGTGGCGCGGCGACGCCTGCTGGCGCAAGCTCACCTGCCTCGACTACCACCACGAGACCCAGCCGATGCCCGGCCCGCTCAGCTGGTTCTTCCACCACCTGCCCAAGCCGCTGCACCGCGTCGAGGTGGCCGCCAACCACGTCGTCCAACTGGTGGTCCCGTTCGGCCTCTTCCTCCCGCAGCCCGGCGCGACCGTCGCCGCCGTCCTGATCACCGTCACCCAGCTCTGGCTGGTCGCCTCCGGCAATTTCGCCTGGCTGAACTGGCTCACCATCGCGCTCGCCCTCTCCGCCGTCGACACCGGATCCGCCGGCGCCCTGCTCCCGCTGCCCGAGCCGCCCGCCTACCCCGCCACCCCCGCCTGGTACGAGGCCCTGGTCCTCGCCCTCACCCTGCTGGTCGCCGTGCTCAGCTACTGGCCCGCCCGCAACCTGCTCTCCCGCCGCCAGGTGATGAACTACTCCTTCAACCGCCTCCACCTGGTCAACGCCTACGGCGCGTTCGGCTCGGTCAACCGGATCCGGTACGAGGTGGAGATCGAAGGAACCGGCCGGGCGAGCGGCGACGGCGGCTGGCGCGCCTACGAATTCCGGGGCAAACCGGGCGAACTCGGACGGATGCCGCGTCAGTTCGCCCCGTACCACCTACGGCTCGACTGGCTGATGTGGTTCGCCGCCATCTCACCGAGCTACGCCCGCCCCTGGTTCGCCGCCCTCCTGGCCCGGCTGCTCGTCAACGACCCCGACACCCTCCGCCTGCTGCGCCGCAACCCCTTCCCCGACCGGCCGCCCGCCCGGGTCCGCGCCCTGCTGTACCACTACCGCTTCACCGGATGGCGTGAACTGCGCGACCACCGCCGCTGGTGGGAGCGCACCCTGGTCCGGGTCTACCACCCGCCCGCCGGACTCGACGAACTCGCCCACCTCGCACCCCGATCCGCACGCCGGACCGGGCACCGGCCGGGCGGCCCGGCAGGGGAGCGGGGGGCTCGGTGA
- a CDS encoding cytochrome P450 produces MTTSPTADDALTPPPGCPAHGLVGPASGGLGPGGIRRLFGPEAEADPTTLYEKLRAEHGAVAPVLLHGDLPAWLVLGHRENLDVARTPSRFSRDSRRWSAFQHNRVAPDSPLMPMVAWQPLCVFADGAEHKRLRGAVTESLDMFDRRGVRRYVARFADQLIDGFAASGEADLVSQFAEHLPMLVMTQLLGMPDEYGPRLVDAARDLMKGTETAVASNDYVVEMLRQLVDRKRSAPGADLTSWLLQHPAGLGEDEVLEHLRLILVAANETTVNLIADTLRMVLTDRRFRSSLSGGHMTLPDALDQVLWDSPPLSAVPGRWATGDTELGGKQIKAGDMLLLGLAAGNVDPAIRPDLSEPLYGNRSHLAFSSGPHECPGQDIGRAIAEAGIDTLLIRLPDVRLAIDEDQLSWNSAWLSRHLAELPVEFTAKRPRPRVAEPVAEPAPTAWTPAAPAHPQAAEAAPAAAAPWPGQAGPAAADGIRPRAPRRSWWRSLTARWRRG; encoded by the coding sequence GTGACCACCTCTCCCACCGCCGACGACGCCCTCACCCCGCCCCCCGGGTGCCCGGCGCACGGCCTCGTCGGCCCGGCGTCCGGCGGACTCGGCCCCGGCGGCATCCGACGGCTGTTCGGCCCCGAGGCCGAGGCGGACCCGACGACGCTGTACGAGAAGCTGCGCGCCGAACACGGCGCCGTGGCCCCCGTCCTGCTGCACGGCGACCTGCCGGCCTGGCTGGTGCTCGGCCACCGCGAGAACCTGGACGTGGCCCGCACGCCCTCCCGGTTCTCCCGTGACTCGCGCCGCTGGTCGGCGTTCCAGCACAACCGGGTGGCCCCCGACTCCCCGCTGATGCCGATGGTGGCCTGGCAGCCGCTGTGCGTCTTCGCGGACGGCGCCGAGCACAAGCGGCTGCGCGGGGCGGTCACCGAGAGCCTCGACATGTTCGACCGCCGGGGGGTGCGCCGCTACGTCGCCCGCTTCGCCGACCAGCTGATCGACGGCTTCGCCGCGTCCGGGGAGGCCGACCTGGTCAGCCAGTTCGCCGAGCACCTGCCGATGCTGGTGATGACCCAGCTGCTGGGCATGCCCGACGAGTACGGTCCGCGCCTGGTGGACGCCGCCCGGGACCTGATGAAGGGCACCGAGACCGCGGTCGCCAGCAACGACTACGTGGTGGAGATGCTGCGCCAGCTCGTGGACCGCAAGCGCTCCGCGCCGGGCGCCGACCTCACCAGCTGGCTGCTGCAGCACCCGGCGGGCCTGGGCGAGGACGAGGTGCTGGAGCACCTGCGGCTGATCCTGGTGGCCGCGAACGAGACCACGGTCAACCTGATCGCGGACACCCTGCGGATGGTGCTCACCGACCGCCGGTTCCGCTCCAGCCTGTCCGGCGGCCACATGACCCTGCCGGACGCCCTGGACCAGGTGCTGTGGGACTCGCCGCCGCTGTCGGCCGTCCCGGGCCGCTGGGCCACCGGCGACACCGAGCTGGGCGGGAAGCAGATCAAGGCCGGCGACATGCTGCTGCTGGGCCTGGCGGCCGGCAACGTCGACCCGGCGATCCGGCCCGACCTGTCCGAGCCGCTCTACGGCAACCGCTCCCACCTGGCTTTCAGCAGCGGCCCGCACGAGTGTCCCGGCCAGGACATCGGCCGGGCCATCGCCGAGGCCGGCATCGACACCCTGCTGATCCGGCTGCCGGACGTGCGCCTGGCGATCGACGAGGACCAGCTGAGCTGGAACTCCGCCTGGCTGTCGCGCCACCTCGCCGAGCTGCCGGTGGAGTTCACCGCCAAGCGCCCGCGGCCGCGGGTGGCGGAGCCGGTCGCCGAGCCCGCGCCGACCGCCTGGACCCCCGCGGCCCCGGCCCACCCGCAGGCCGCCGAGGCGGCTCCCGCGGCCGCCGCACCGTGGCCCGGCCAGGCCGGGCCCGCCGCCGCGGACGGGATCCGGCCACGGGCCCCGCGCCGGAGCTGGTGGCGTTCGCTGACCGCCCGCTGGCGCAGGGGCTAG
- a CDS encoding GTP-binding protein, which translates to MDFRSSEAAVGPRSEDILPASAATAVKIVIVGGFGVGKTTLVGAVSEIRPLTTEETMTQASAGVDDTEGIERKTATTVAMDFGRISITDELVLYLFGTPGQQRFWFLWNGLFEGALGAVVLVDTRRLEVSFDVIGRLEERGVPFVVAVNSFPESPSYPISELRTALDLPDEVPIVACDARLRESSRDVLLALMRYLYSLTASPAS; encoded by the coding sequence ATGGACTTCAGAAGCTCTGAGGCGGCCGTCGGTCCGCGGAGCGAGGACATTCTGCCGGCCTCGGCCGCGACCGCGGTCAAGATCGTGATCGTGGGCGGTTTCGGTGTCGGCAAGACGACCCTGGTCGGTGCCGTCAGCGAGATCCGGCCGCTGACCACCGAGGAGACGATGACGCAGGCCAGCGCCGGCGTCGACGACACCGAGGGGATCGAGCGGAAGACCGCGACCACCGTCGCGATGGACTTCGGCCGGATCAGCATCACCGACGAGCTGGTGCTCTACCTGTTCGGCACCCCGGGCCAGCAGCGGTTCTGGTTCCTGTGGAACGGCCTGTTCGAGGGCGCGCTCGGCGCCGTCGTCCTGGTCGACACCCGCCGCCTGGAGGTCAGCTTCGACGTGATCGGGCGGCTGGAGGAGCGCGGCGTCCCGTTCGTGGTCGCGGTCAACAGCTTCCCGGAATCGCCGAGTTACCCGATATCCGAGCTGCGGACCGCACTGGACCTGCCGGACGAGGTGCCGATCGTCGCCTGTGACGCCCGGCTGCGCGAGTCCAGCCGCGACGTGCTGCTGGCCCTGATGCGCTACCTCTACTCGCTGACCGCCTCCCCGGCATCCTGA
- a CDS encoding cytochrome P450, producing the protein MAAELCSIPRAPGRLPLLGHVWPLWRDPLGFVKSLGRTGDLVRVDVGTLPVVFVTHPRLAHAVMVTHGRSFEKGRLFDRVRTFVGDGLATAKGEVHRRHRRLMQPTFHQARIAGYCEVMSRRAMALAESWQDGRRIAVEHEMGEFAIVTLAETMFSADIGRPAVEAVRRDVPIILKNMLLRAVSPKILDPLPIPPNRQFDAAAARLRGVIEDVIAATRRAGDTDQPDLLSVLMAARDADTGEALSDTEVRDELVTILFAGTETASSTLAWAFHEIARAPEVEKKLLAEIDEVVGERPVGFEDVARLTYTRCVLDEVIRLHGVTLLMRRSTEPVELDGVTLPVGTEVGLSLYALHRDERVYRDAGRFDPDRWLPERRGEVPRESFLPFGAGSRKCIGDAFSWAEITITLATVLARWRLRPVPGHVTREAVAAMPHPVHLPMTVEAREPARR; encoded by the coding sequence GTGGCAGCCGAGCTCTGCTCGATACCGCGCGCCCCCGGACGGCTCCCGCTCCTCGGCCACGTCTGGCCGCTCTGGCGCGACCCGCTGGGCTTCGTGAAGTCCCTCGGCCGCACCGGCGACCTGGTCCGGGTCGACGTCGGCACCCTGCCGGTGGTCTTCGTGACACACCCCCGGCTGGCCCACGCGGTGATGGTCACCCACGGGCGCAGCTTCGAGAAGGGCCGCCTGTTCGACCGGGTGCGGACCTTCGTCGGCGACGGGCTGGCCACCGCCAAGGGCGAGGTGCACCGCCGCCACCGCCGGCTGATGCAGCCCACCTTCCACCAGGCCAGGATCGCCGGCTACTGCGAGGTGATGAGCCGCCGGGCCATGGCCCTCGCCGAGAGCTGGCAGGACGGCCGGCGGATCGCCGTCGAGCACGAGATGGGCGAGTTCGCGATCGTCACCCTGGCCGAGACGATGTTCTCCGCGGACATCGGCCGGCCGGCCGTGGAGGCGGTCCGCCGGGACGTGCCGATCATCCTCAAGAACATGCTGCTGCGCGCGGTGTCGCCGAAGATCCTCGACCCGCTGCCGATCCCGCCGAACCGGCAGTTCGACGCGGCCGCGGCCCGCCTGCGCGGCGTCATCGAGGACGTCATCGCCGCCACCCGCCGCGCCGGCGACACCGACCAGCCGGACCTGCTCTCGGTCCTGATGGCCGCCCGGGACGCCGACACCGGCGAGGCACTGAGCGACACCGAGGTCCGGGACGAGCTGGTCACCATCCTCTTCGCCGGCACCGAGACCGCCTCGTCCACGCTGGCCTGGGCGTTCCACGAGATCGCCCGGGCGCCCGAGGTGGAGAAGAAGCTGCTCGCCGAGATCGACGAGGTGGTGGGCGAGCGCCCGGTCGGCTTCGAGGACGTCGCACGGCTCACCTACACCCGCTGCGTGCTGGACGAGGTGATCCGCCTGCACGGGGTCACCCTGCTGATGCGCCGGTCCACCGAGCCGGTGGAGCTGGACGGCGTCACCCTCCCGGTCGGCACCGAGGTGGGGCTGAGCCTGTACGCGCTGCACCGGGACGAGCGGGTCTACCGGGACGCCGGACGCTTCGACCCGGACCGGTGGCTCCCCGAGCGCCGGGGCGAGGTCCCCCGCGAGTCGTTCCTGCCGTTCGGCGCGGGCTCGCGCAAGTGCATCGGCGACGCGTTCTCCTGGGCGGAGATCACCATCACGCTGGCCACCGTCCTGGCCCGCTGGCGGCTGCGGCCCGTCCCCGGGCACGTCACCCGCGAGGCGGTCGCCGCGATGCCGCACCCGGTGCACCTCCCGATGACGGTGGAGGCCCGCGAGCCGGCGCGCCGCTAG